A section of the Citrobacter farmeri genome encodes:
- a CDS encoding PTS sugar transporter subunit IIC: MNSFVEFIVKDLLGQASILIAFIAMLGLILQKKSPGKTAEGTFKTLLGFLIMMAGINIIVATLTFLNDIFTQGFGMKGYITDVAAIAGLANRELGSEVALTLMVIFAVNIIIARLTPLKYIFLTGQALLWMATIGAVIGYKSGLTGLPLILTGGIFGGIMAVLMPALAQPVVRRITGSDDVALGHFCTIGYLVQAAVAKVVGKGSRSTEDLELPDNFKFLQDTYLAMAVVMVPMYLIPALAAGPEYIAQFSGGVNYLMYAFMQSIQFVAGVFVLYSGVRLLLNELVPAFRGIAMRIVPDAKPALDCPVLFPYAPNAVIVGFLATTVGSIIGMLVFPMFGLAMILPGLLTNFFAGGTAGVFGNALGGRRGAMIGGVVHGLFITFLPAILVPMLETYGFTGVTFSDSDVISSGLVLGHAFQSNWLFVALFIVFVAALAWFVNGKSAKPKGENVHESV; the protein is encoded by the coding sequence ATGAATAGCTTCGTTGAATTCATCGTTAAAGATTTGCTCGGTCAGGCATCGATATTAATTGCTTTTATCGCGATGCTCGGGCTTATCCTGCAAAAGAAATCACCGGGAAAAACCGCAGAAGGTACGTTTAAAACATTGCTCGGTTTTTTAATTATGATGGCCGGGATAAACATTATTGTCGCCACGCTGACCTTCCTGAACGACATTTTTACTCAGGGATTTGGCATGAAAGGCTACATTACCGATGTGGCCGCCATTGCTGGATTGGCTAACCGCGAGTTGGGATCGGAAGTGGCATTGACCCTGATGGTGATTTTTGCCGTCAATATCATCATCGCGCGTCTGACACCGCTGAAATACATCTTCCTGACCGGACAGGCGTTATTGTGGATGGCGACCATTGGCGCGGTCATTGGCTATAAATCGGGTCTGACCGGGCTTCCGCTGATTCTGACCGGCGGTATTTTTGGTGGCATTATGGCGGTTCTGATGCCTGCGCTGGCGCAACCGGTGGTCAGACGTATTACCGGCTCGGATGATGTGGCGCTGGGACACTTTTGCACCATTGGCTACCTGGTTCAGGCGGCGGTGGCTAAAGTGGTGGGCAAAGGGTCTCGATCCACGGAAGACCTCGAATTACCTGATAACTTCAAGTTCTTACAGGATACCTACCTCGCAATGGCGGTCGTGATGGTGCCGATGTACCTCATTCCGGCGCTGGCGGCGGGTCCGGAATATATCGCCCAGTTCTCTGGCGGTGTTAACTACCTGATGTATGCCTTCATGCAGTCCATTCAGTTTGTGGCTGGCGTCTTCGTGCTTTACAGCGGCGTGCGGTTATTGCTCAACGAACTGGTACCGGCGTTTCGCGGTATCGCCATGCGTATCGTCCCGGATGCGAAGCCCGCGCTGGATTGCCCGGTTCTGTTCCCTTATGCGCCCAACGCGGTGATTGTTGGATTCCTGGCAACAACCGTCGGTTCCATCATCGGCATGCTGGTGTTCCCGATGTTTGGTCTGGCGATGATTCTGCCGGGTCTGCTAACCAACTTCTTTGCCGGTGGTACGGCGGGGGTCTTTGGGAATGCGCTGGGCGGTCGTCGCGGGGCGATGATCGGCGGCGTGGTTCACGGTTTGTTCATCACCTTCTTGCCTGCGATTCTGGTGCCGATGCTGGAAACCTACGGTTTCACCGGCGTCACGTTCAGCGATTCAGACGTCATCAGCTCTGGCCTCGTCTTAGGCCACGCCTTCCAGAGTAACTGGCTCTTTGTTGCGTTGTTCATTGTTTTTGTTGCCGCACTGGCATGGTTCGTAAACGGTAAATCCGCTAAGCCAAAAGGGGAAAATGTTCATGAGTCTGTATAA
- a CDS encoding class II fructose-bisphosphate aldolase, whose translation MSLYNFNEILKIGQERNFKAIGSFNLHCIEMLPAFFKAAQKTNSPLMIQISTGTAEYLGYRLLVDAVRSLAESENVPTCLHLDHCSDISAIETAMNAGFSSVMYDGSHLGLEENIGNTRIVVEMARPRNITVEGELGAIGGSEDGKAVAAEDICFTTVEDAKRFVDETQVDMLAVSVGTVHGLYTGKAQIQHQRLKEISAATGVPLVLHGGTGVSDDDMRLAVTEGINKVNVGTEMNVQWVDQCKNTFEKGKVNDSVRKFLIPANNAVTQVLMEKIALFK comes from the coding sequence ATGAGTCTGTATAACTTCAACGAGATCCTTAAAATCGGCCAGGAAAGAAATTTCAAAGCGATTGGATCTTTTAACCTGCACTGTATTGAAATGCTGCCCGCGTTTTTTAAAGCGGCGCAAAAAACGAATAGCCCGTTGATGATTCAGATTTCAACCGGGACGGCGGAATATCTGGGCTATCGCCTGTTAGTGGATGCGGTGCGTTCGCTGGCGGAGAGCGAGAATGTTCCGACCTGCCTGCATCTGGATCATTGCTCTGATATCAGCGCCATTGAGACGGCGATGAACGCTGGATTCTCCTCGGTCATGTATGACGGCTCGCACCTGGGACTGGAAGAGAATATCGGTAATACCCGTATCGTGGTGGAGATGGCGCGGCCACGAAATATTACGGTAGAAGGCGAGCTCGGCGCTATCGGCGGCTCAGAGGATGGTAAAGCGGTGGCAGCAGAAGATATCTGCTTTACGACAGTAGAAGATGCCAAACGCTTTGTTGATGAGACGCAGGTCGACATGCTGGCGGTGTCGGTAGGTACGGTGCATGGCCTGTATACCGGCAAGGCGCAGATTCAACATCAGCGGCTGAAAGAGATCAGCGCCGCGACCGGTGTTCCGCTGGTATTACACGGTGGAACGGGGGTGAGTGATGACGACATGCGTCTGGCGGTCACCGAAGGCATTAATAAAGTGAATGTCGGTACGGAAATGAACGTGCAGTGGGTCGACCAGTGTAAAAACACGTTTGAGAAAGGCAAGGTGAATGACAGCGTACGTAAGTTTTTAATTCCGGCAAATAATGCGGTAACCCAGGTATTAATGGAAAAGATCGCGTTATTTAAATAA
- a CDS encoding PTS sugar transporter subunit IIA: protein MTIKELLIEADAIQVGVAETDWQKVIQLAASPLVAKGYISAEYGQAVIDNTLSHGAYYVFDEGVAIPHARPECGVKRNCFSMVLLDKPIQFADSEAADIVIMFGAQDSNAHIEEGIRAIVALLDNDERMAKLRAASSREEVVALL, encoded by the coding sequence ATGACGATAAAAGAATTACTTATCGAGGCCGATGCGATTCAGGTTGGCGTAGCGGAAACGGACTGGCAGAAGGTGATTCAACTGGCGGCCAGTCCATTGGTCGCAAAAGGGTATATTTCAGCGGAATACGGTCAGGCGGTTATCGACAACACCCTCAGTCATGGGGCGTATTATGTGTTTGATGAAGGTGTCGCGATCCCCCATGCCCGTCCTGAGTGTGGGGTGAAGCGTAACTGTTTTAGCATGGTGTTGCTGGATAAGCCGATTCAGTTTGCCGACAGTGAAGCCGCTGACATTGTCATTATGTTTGGCGCGCAGGACAGTAATGCGCATATTGAAGAGGGCATTCGTGCCATTGTCGCGTTACTCGATAACGATGAACGCATGGCGAAGTTGCGGGCGGCAAGTTCCCGTGAAGAGGTGGTTGCGCTGCTATGA
- a CDS encoding AAA family ATPase yields the protein MKRHLSPDCKTVILINGIPASGKSTITRQLSETFSLPLLTIDGIKEPFMARFTDIDRPFNRQLGCAAYEVIWSIIGHSPASVVWLVDAWFGFQPRETLQQLLQQAGVEKVVEVWNHITPELAVTRYATRLQARKPGHPGEEYLPELAQLAERAEPMRLGPVLTVDQEKTLDIGSVITWIDKQITKT from the coding sequence ATGAAACGACACCTCTCGCCAGACTGTAAAACAGTCATTTTAATCAACGGGATCCCCGCTTCAGGCAAAAGTACGATTACCCGTCAGCTCTCCGAGACATTCAGTCTGCCGCTGCTGACGATTGATGGGATCAAAGAGCCGTTTATGGCGCGCTTTACGGATATCGACCGGCCTTTCAACCGGCAGTTGGGCTGTGCGGCTTATGAGGTGATCTGGTCTATTATTGGCCACTCTCCGGCAAGCGTTGTCTGGCTGGTTGATGCCTGGTTTGGCTTTCAGCCTCGCGAGACGTTGCAGCAGCTATTGCAGCAGGCTGGCGTTGAGAAGGTGGTGGAGGTGTGGAATCACATCACGCCCGAGCTGGCGGTAACGCGCTACGCCACGCGGCTACAGGCGCGTAAGCCGGGTCACCCTGGTGAGGAGTATCTGCCAGAACTGGCGCAACTGGCAGAACGCGCTGAGCCAATGCGGCTCGGGCCGGTATTAACGGTAGACCAGGAGAAAACGCTGGATATTGGCTCTGTTATCACCTGGATAGACAAACAGATAACGAAAACCTGA
- a CDS encoding AzlD domain-containing protein has product MGNMTLFIVGIAILSAGTYLMRLGGAKLGSRLALSERSQALLSDAATVLLFSVALATTFYEGEHFAGMARVLGVAFAVFLAWRKMPLIVVIIAAAVVTALLRIAGIH; this is encoded by the coding sequence ATGGGCAACATGACGCTGTTCATCGTCGGTATCGCCATTTTATCGGCAGGAACCTATTTGATGCGCCTTGGCGGCGCCAAACTCGGCAGCCGCCTGGCACTCTCTGAACGCTCTCAGGCGCTGTTATCCGATGCGGCTACAGTGCTGCTGTTTTCCGTCGCGCTGGCCACCACTTTTTATGAAGGTGAGCACTTTGCCGGCATGGCGCGCGTCCTCGGCGTCGCATTCGCAGTCTTCCTCGCCTGGCGAAAAATGCCATTGATCGTAGTGATTATCGCCGCTGCCGTGGTTACAGCATTGCTGCGGATAGCGGGAATACACTAA
- a CDS encoding AzlC family ABC transporter permease, producing MAHFFSCLKADTIKAIFLVCLAVGVVGMSYGSLAMAYGFPVWVPFVLSIFVLAGASEFMFIGIVASGGNPLAAAAAGLLVNARHVPFGVTVRDLVGTRAASFFGCHIMNDESVVFGLSQKTPEQRKAAYWLCGLGVAILWPLGTLLGTVVGQLLPAPETIGLDAVFPAILLALVVPAFKNRTTLIRGLSGAVVSLAAVPFTPVGLPVLLSLLGLLTRKK from the coding sequence TCTGGTTTGCCTGGCTGTGGGCGTAGTGGGGATGTCCTACGGTTCACTGGCGATGGCTTACGGCTTCCCGGTTTGGGTACCGTTTGTACTCTCTATTTTTGTGCTGGCGGGGGCATCCGAATTTATGTTTATTGGCATTGTCGCCAGCGGCGGCAATCCGTTAGCCGCCGCCGCTGCGGGCTTATTGGTTAATGCCCGTCATGTCCCGTTTGGCGTGACGGTACGCGATCTGGTCGGCACCCGCGCGGCGAGCTTTTTCGGCTGTCATATTATGAATGATGAAAGTGTGGTGTTCGGTCTGTCGCAGAAAACCCCGGAGCAGCGAAAAGCCGCCTACTGGCTGTGTGGCCTCGGCGTCGCCATTCTGTGGCCGCTGGGAACCTTACTGGGTACGGTAGTGGGTCAGTTGCTGCCCGCCCCGGAAACTATCGGGCTGGACGCCGTGTTTCCGGCCATCCTGCTGGCGCTCGTTGTCCCGGCGTTTAAAAACCGCACCACCTTGATTCGTGGCCTGAGCGGTGCCGTCGTGTCGCTCGCCGCCGTTCCTTTTACCCCGGTCGGACTGCCGGTTCTGCTCTCTCTGCTGGGTTTACTGACGAGGAAAAAATAA